In Acidobacteriota bacterium, one genomic interval encodes:
- a CDS encoding glycosyltransferase family 4 protein, translating into MRILITTDSFPPVAGGSGWSTYYLTRALRDEGHELMIIKGTIRAEGVREFEYDKLKVVEFGIDYRKISLMKRLKKRGYFFLPFYHFLTEQVQKWTPDIIHAQHQLTAPPSIEVGKSLGIPVVVTVRDYWPLCFHSTKLKGNEPCPGCSFANLISCFSARFPGLTLFLPFLLPLALANLRFKQENLKRADKIIAVSHHIKRELLRLFPEEKIAVIPNILDTNAIEKIASTPPQTKIKGEFLLYVGKLAVNKGVRLLPKLMERLKTELPLVIAGEGPLRKELEVRGERSGLNIIFTGWISNEEAIRLMRRARVLLFPSAWEEPLSRVLLEAMGAGAVVSAINTGGTEDIIEDGVNGLLADSFEKWMRDVERLLTDLELSKRLSENARKTAKDRYEAKVLVPKYEELYKNAISAYEKEKKR; encoded by the coding sequence ATGCGGATATTGATAACCACTGACTCGTTCCCACCGGTAGCTGGTGGAAGCGGTTGGAGCACTTATTATCTCACCCGCGCCCTGAGGGATGAGGGGCATGAATTGATGATCATAAAGGGAACCATCAGGGCTGAAGGGGTGAGGGAGTTCGAATACGACAAGCTCAAGGTGGTGGAGTTCGGCATCGACTATCGAAAGATATCCCTTATGAAAAGGCTTAAAAAGCGAGGGTATTTCTTCCTTCCCTTCTATCACTTCCTCACCGAGCAGGTTCAGAAATGGACACCGGACATAATCCACGCCCAGCATCAGCTCACCGCTCCCCCATCGATAGAGGTGGGAAAGAGCCTCGGGATACCAGTAGTGGTCACGGTGCGCGATTACTGGCCCCTCTGCTTCCACTCGACCAAGCTCAAAGGGAACGAACCTTGTCCCGGCTGTAGCTTCGCCAACCTAATCTCCTGTTTTTCTGCCCGCTTCCCCGGGCTTACCCTGTTTCTCCCTTTTCTTCTCCCCTTGGCTCTCGCCAATCTCCGGTTTAAACAGGAAAATCTAAAAAGAGCGGATAAGATAATCGCGGTTAGTCACCATATAAAGCGAGAGCTCTTGCGTCTATTTCCCGAGGAGAAGATAGCAGTCATACCAAACATACTCGACACCAACGCCATCGAAAAGATAGCATCTACCCCACCGCAGACGAAGATAAAAGGGGAATTCCTCCTTTATGTGGGAAAGCTCGCCGTAAATAAAGGGGTGAGACTGCTTCCCAAGCTAATGGAGAGACTCAAAACCGAGCTTCCCCTGGTAATCGCTGGCGAAGGACCGTTAAGGAAAGAACTCGAGGTAAGAGGAGAACGAAGTGGCTTAAACATAATCTTCACCGGTTGGATTTCGAACGAAGAGGCAATCAGGTTGATGCGACGGGCGAGGGTACTCCTTTTCCCCTCCGCCTGGGAGGAACCGCTAAGCCGGGTGCTCCTCGAGGCAATGGGGGCAGGAGCAGTGGTCTCCGCGATAAACACCGGGGGGACCGAGGATATAATCGAAGATGGAGTAAATGGGCTCCTCGCTGATAGTTTCGAGAAATGGATGAGGGATGTGGAAAGGCTCCTCACCGATCTCGAACTCTCAAAAAGGCTCTCAGAAAACGCAAGAAAAACAGCCAAAGATCGCTACGAAGCAAAGGTACTCGTCCCCAAATACGAGGAGCTTTACAAAAATGCCATCTCCGCATACGAGAAGGAAAAGAAGCGATAA